A genome region from Vanessa cardui chromosome 24, ilVanCard2.1, whole genome shotgun sequence includes the following:
- the LOC124540314 gene encoding facilitated trehalose transporter Tret1-like, with the protein MEELKLKKSAFFVQVASTMIIANLVALTGFIYAWPSYTFEVFKSNETILDAPMTTAQLSLLGSITNIGALIATPFCGYTVDKFGRKYSAMLFGLPYVMTWALISVSKSVYVIIFAVGLAGCGAAGQAVSSVFISEISHDSIRGGLTSTTVSGFFVGLLFSYALGGYLSYYNVLYVHLTLSVFYIVMLALLKESPVFLLKCGKEKEAAESIAFYHRFEVNSKEIEIEIKRIKLQLDPKINLLLEAQNDDVKATAELLDDPLSFSSKVEKRESAWKFLRQSESSKNALVAVLIVMATTISMGSIVLQVFAEPLFKEALPTMDPNTCSILLAVDYLVASLVCACLLDKYGRKLLMTITSVLSGILTSLLGSQLHVHWAPHWFTAFCIYGYCLVYNLGAAVVPFVLTAEVFLPEVRGLCNSFSMACMWIMNFGTIIVFYPLVKALGLGQIFYGFSVVCFIGAAYSHFYLPETKGLSADAIQPLFMNKSRRKSHPRV; encoded by the exons ATGGAGGAGTTGAAACTGAAAAAGTCTGCATTTTTCGTGCAAGTTGCATCAACAATGATAA TTGCGAATCTCGTCGCTCTAACTGGATTCATATATGCATGGCCATCGTACACATTTGAGGTGTTTAAATCAAACGAAACAATACTGGACGCACCCATGACGACTGCGCAATTATCTCTATTGGGAAGTATCACAAACATTGGAGCATTGATTGCTACACCATTCTGTGGATACACTGTGGACAAGTTTGGTAGGAAATACTCCGCTATGCTGTTTGGCCTACCATATGTG ATGACATGGGCGCTTATCTCCGTTAGCAAATCCGTATACGTGATCATATTTGCTGTTGGATTAGCCGGCTGTGGAGCCGCGGGACAGGCAGTATCCTCTGTGTTCATATCGGAAATAAGCCACGATTCCATCAGAGGAGGTCTGACGTCGACGACTGTTTCTGGATTTTTCGTTGGATTATTATTCTCCTATGCATTAGGGGGATATCTATCATActataatgttttgtatgttcaTTTAACACTGTCAGTTTTTTATATAGTGATGTTAGCACTGCTAAAGGAGTCACcggtgtttttattaaaatgtggtAAAGAAaag GAAGCTGCCGAATCGATTGCTTTCTATCATCGGTTTGAAGTTAATTCTAAAGAAATagaaatcgaaataaaaagaattaaacTACAGTTGGATCCAaagataaatttgttattaGAAGCTCAAAATGATG ATGTGAAAGCAACCGCTGAACTTTTGGACGATCCTCTCAGCTTCTCGTCAAAAGTTGAAAAACGAGAATCGGCGTGGAAATTCCTAA GACAATCTGAATCTTCGAAGAACGCATTGGTCGCAGTTCTTATAGTGATGGCAACAACGATCTCAATGGGTTCCATTGTTTTGCAAGTGTTTGCGGAACCACTATTCAAGGAGGCTCTGCCCACGATGGATCCAAATACTTGTTCCATATTACTAGCCGTGGACTACTTGGTAGCCAGTTTGGTTTGCGCTTGTTTGTTAGACAAGTACGGTAGaaag TTACTCATGACAATCACATCGGTCTTATCCGGTATCTTAACATCATTACTTGGCTCTCAGCTCCACGTACACTGGGCACCGCACTGGTTCACTGCATTTTGCATATATGGTTATTGTTTAGTCTATAACCTTGGAGCTGCAGTCGTCCCGTTCGTGCTTACCGCTGAGGTATTTCTACCTGAG GTCCGTGGTCTCTGCAATAGTTTCTCGATGGCGTGTATGTGGATTATGAACTTCGGTACAATCATCGTCTTCTATCCCTTAGTAAAAGCGCTTGGTCTTGGACAGATATTCTACGGCTTTTCGGTGGTCTGCTTCATAGGAGCAGCCTACAGTCACTTCTACCTGCCGGAGACGAAAGGTCTATCAGCTGATGCGATACAACCCTTGTTTATGAATAAAAGTAGGAGGAAGAGTCACCCAAGAGTGTAG
- the LOC124540329 gene encoding uncharacterized protein LOC124540329 isoform X2 — translation MYGWSLLALTALVVFTNAIDTPSRFPRQYFGGKPERPRPFEPASYLPPTGYPPSGNRPTPSYSEGPSPSSPSYQPSSPFLPSQPEQPSSEPSQPPYQPSEPGYQPSQPTSSPYQPSEQSQYPFNPSQPSEPSQPSQQTQSPYDSSKPSQPDYQPSQPSKPNEVTSSYQPTQPNLPTQQPENPDNGNIGTSPSQLPSGPDDDDRHPPHIHDITVDCGKQMMTINIEFNKAYNGIIYSQDHFKDSDCVYVRENSNQIKYSFTVNLDKCGTKFFSDFENEGQAYLENILVLQNEPGIQEVWDHIRRVRCLWEGNLTKQLVSSLSVGMLNQITSNFSGDTAMARLDIQTGKGPFAPEANGLIKIGEIMTLVVSVTGDPGFDILVRECIARDSGNNHVVPLTDSNGCVLKPKLFGSFQKTRETGNTGASIIAYAYFNAFKFPDEMDLIIQCEVELCKTDCEVCPNPGSTEPRRRRRDIIHVGNRTYVNEPVTTIEKGLRVVFAEDLPHETGICISSTAALWGGFLVLTGSLLSSLAVSFCWHRSHASIKF, via the exons ATGTACGGGTGGAGTTTGTTAGCGCTCACAGCGCTTGTCGTGTTCACAAATGCAATCGACACACCTTCACGGTTTC CACGACAATACTTTGGGGGCAAACCAGAGAGACCGAGGCCATTTGAACCTGCATCTTATCTACCTCCAACTGGTTACCCTCCATCAGGAAATCGTCCAACGCCTTCGTATAGCGAGGGCCCATCTCCTTCCAGTCCAAGCTATCAACCTAGCTCGCCTTTCTTACCAAGTCAACCGGAGCAACCATCTTCGGAGCCAAGCCAACCACCCTATCAGCCAAGTGAACCTGGCTATCAACCTAGTCAGCCAACCTCATCACCTTATCAACCAAGCGAACAATCCCAATATCCGTTTAATCCCAGCCAACCATCAGAGCCTTCTCAGCCTAGTCAACAAACCCAATCTCCGTACGATTCAAGCAAACCTTCTCAGCCGGATTACCAACCTAGTCAGCCTTCCAAGCCTAATGAGGTAACTTCATCGTATCAACCTACTCAACCTAATTTACCTacacaacagcctgaaaatccTGACAACGGTAACATCGGAACCTCACCATCACAACTTCCTTCTGGGCCAGATGACGACGACCGCCATCCACCACATATCCACGATATAACAGTTGACTGCGGCAAACAAATGATGACCATCAATATAGAATTCAACAAAGCTTATAATGGTATTATCTACTCTCAAGATCATTTCAAAGACTCAGATTGTGTCTACGTGAGAGAAAACTCAAATCAAATTAAGTATTCCTTTACCGTCAACCTCGACAAATGTGGTACGAAATTCTTCAGTGATTTCGAAAATGAAGGTCAAGCTTACCTGgagaatattttagttcttCAAAACGAACCTGGTATACAGGAGGTCTGGGATCATATCCGTCGAGTCAGATGTCTCTGGGAAGGAAACTTAACGAAGCAGCTTGTGTCGTCACTTAGCGTTGGAATGCTCAATCAAATCACAAGTAACTTCAGCGGTGACACAGCCATGGCTCGTTTGGATATTCAAACAGGAAAAGGACCGTTCGCCCCTGAAGCCAATGGCTTAATCAAAATCGGTGAAATAATGACGCTAGTAGTATCCGTCACCGGGGATCCAGGTTTCGATATATTAGTAAGAGAGTGCATAGCGAGAGATTCTGGCAACAATCACGTCGTACCCTTGACCGATTCTAACGGCTGCGTACTCAAACCGAAACTGTTCGGATCATTCCAGAAGACCAGAGAAACTGGTAACACGGGGGCTTCCATCATAGCTTACGCCTATTTCAACGCATTCAAGTTCCCTGACGAAATGGACCTGATAATCCAATGCGAAGTTGAACTATGTAAGACTGATTGCGAAGTCTGCCCGAACCCTGGAAGCACGGAGCCGAGGAGGAGGAGACGTGACATCATCCACGTGGGCAACAGAACTTATGTCAATGAACCAGTTACGACTATCGAAAAAGGTCTGAGAGTGGTCTTTGCTGAAGACCTCCCTCACGAGACCGGTATATGCATTTCATCCACGGCCGCGTTGTGGGGTGGATTTCTAGTTTTAACCGGATCATTACTAAGTAGTCTAGCTGTGTCTTTCTGCTGGCACAGATCGCATGCATccattaaattttga
- the LOC124540329 gene encoding uncharacterized protein LOC124540329 isoform X3, which translates to MYGWSLLALTALVVFTNAIDTPSRFQPKKPRIAEYQPGQAVDSDEMVNNLLQWIQGLYQQKNRKARQYFGGKPERPRPFEPASYLPPTGYPPSGNRPTPSYSEGPSPSSPSYQPSSPFLPSQPEQPSSEPSQPPYQPSEPGYQPSQPTSSPYQPSEQSQYPFNPSQPSEPSQPSQQTQSPYDSSKPSQPDYQPSQPSKPNEVTSSYQPTQPNLPTQQPENPDNGNIGTSPSQLPSGPDDDDRHPPHIHDITVDCGKQMMTINIEFNKAYNGIIYSQDHFKDSDCVYVRENSNQIKYSFTVNLDKCGTKFFSDFENEGQAYLENILVLQNEPGIQEVWDHIRRVRCLWEGNLTKQLVSSLSVGMLNQITSNFSGDTAMARLDIQTGKGPFAPEANGLIKIGEIMTLVVSVTGDPGFDILVRECIARDSGNNHVVPLTDSNGCVLKPKLFGSFQKTRETGNTGASIIAYAYFNAFKFPDEMDLIIQCEVELCKTDCEVCPNPGSTEPRRRRRDIIHVGNRTYVNEPVTTIEKGLRVVFAEDLPHETGICISSTAALWGGFLVLTGSLLSSLAVSFCWHRSHASIKF; encoded by the exons ATGTACGGGTGGAGTTTGTTAGCGCTCACAGCGCTTGTCGTGTTCACAAATGCAATCGACACACCTTCACGGTTTC AACCGAAAAAGCCTAGGATCG CTGAATATCAACCAGGACAAGCTGTGGATAGCGATGAAATGGTCAACAATCTCCTGCAATGGATCCAAGGTTTATACCAACAGAAGAATAGGAAAG CACGACAATACTTTGGGGGCAAACCAGAGAGACCGAGGCCATTTGAACCTGCATCTTATCTACCTCCAACTGGTTACCCTCCATCAGGAAATCGTCCAACGCCTTCGTATAGCGAGGGCCCATCTCCTTCCAGTCCAAGCTATCAACCTAGCTCGCCTTTCTTACCAAGTCAACCGGAGCAACCATCTTCGGAGCCAAGCCAACCACCCTATCAGCCAAGTGAACCTGGCTATCAACCTAGTCAGCCAACCTCATCACCTTATCAACCAAGCGAACAATCCCAATATCCGTTTAATCCCAGCCAACCATCAGAGCCTTCTCAGCCTAGTCAACAAACCCAATCTCCGTACGATTCAAGCAAACCTTCTCAGCCGGATTACCAACCTAGTCAGCCTTCCAAGCCTAATGAGGTAACTTCATCGTATCAACCTACTCAACCTAATTTACCTacacaacagcctgaaaatccTGACAACGGTAACATCGGAACCTCACCATCACAACTTCCTTCTGGGCCAGATGACGACGACCGCCATCCACCACATATCCACGATATAACAGTTGACTGCGGCAAACAAATGATGACCATCAATATAGAATTCAACAAAGCTTATAATGGTATTATCTACTCTCAAGATCATTTCAAAGACTCAGATTGTGTCTACGTGAGAGAAAACTCAAATCAAATTAAGTATTCCTTTACCGTCAACCTCGACAAATGTGGTACGAAATTCTTCAGTGATTTCGAAAATGAAGGTCAAGCTTACCTGgagaatattttagttcttCAAAACGAACCTGGTATACAGGAGGTCTGGGATCATATCCGTCGAGTCAGATGTCTCTGGGAAGGAAACTTAACGAAGCAGCTTGTGTCGTCACTTAGCGTTGGAATGCTCAATCAAATCACAAGTAACTTCAGCGGTGACACAGCCATGGCTCGTTTGGATATTCAAACAGGAAAAGGACCGTTCGCCCCTGAAGCCAATGGCTTAATCAAAATCGGTGAAATAATGACGCTAGTAGTATCCGTCACCGGGGATCCAGGTTTCGATATATTAGTAAGAGAGTGCATAGCGAGAGATTCTGGCAACAATCACGTCGTACCCTTGACCGATTCTAACGGCTGCGTACTCAAACCGAAACTGTTCGGATCATTCCAGAAGACCAGAGAAACTGGTAACACGGGGGCTTCCATCATAGCTTACGCCTATTTCAACGCATTCAAGTTCCCTGACGAAATGGACCTGATAATCCAATGCGAAGTTGAACTATGTAAGACTGATTGCGAAGTCTGCCCGAACCCTGGAAGCACGGAGCCGAGGAGGAGGAGACGTGACATCATCCACGTGGGCAACAGAACTTATGTCAATGAACCAGTTACGACTATCGAAAAAGGTCTGAGAGTGGTCTTTGCTGAAGACCTCCCTCACGAGACCGGTATATGCATTTCATCCACGGCCGCGTTGTGGGGTGGATTTCTAGTTTTAACCGGATCATTACTAAGTAGTCTAGCTGTGTCTTTCTGCTGGCACAGATCGCATGCATccattaaattttga
- the LOC124540329 gene encoding uncharacterized protein LOC124540329 isoform X1: protein MYGWSLLALTALVVFTNAIDTPSRFPEYQPGQAVDSDEMVNNLLQWIQGLYQQKNRKARQYFGGKPERPRPFEPASYLPPTGYPPSGNRPTPSYSEGPSPSSPSYQPSSPFLPSQPEQPSSEPSQPPYQPSEPGYQPSQPTSSPYQPSEQSQYPFNPSQPSEPSQPSQQTQSPYDSSKPSQPDYQPSQPSKPNEVTSSYQPTQPNLPTQQPENPDNGNIGTSPSQLPSGPDDDDRHPPHIHDITVDCGKQMMTINIEFNKAYNGIIYSQDHFKDSDCVYVRENSNQIKYSFTVNLDKCGTKFFSDFENEGQAYLENILVLQNEPGIQEVWDHIRRVRCLWEGNLTKQLVSSLSVGMLNQITSNFSGDTAMARLDIQTGKGPFAPEANGLIKIGEIMTLVVSVTGDPGFDILVRECIARDSGNNHVVPLTDSNGCVLKPKLFGSFQKTRETGNTGASIIAYAYFNAFKFPDEMDLIIQCEVELCKTDCEVCPNPGSTEPRRRRRDIIHVGNRTYVNEPVTTIEKGLRVVFAEDLPHETGICISSTAALWGGFLVLTGSLLSSLAVSFCWHRSHASIKF, encoded by the exons ATGTACGGGTGGAGTTTGTTAGCGCTCACAGCGCTTGTCGTGTTCACAAATGCAATCGACACACCTTCACGGTTTC CTGAATATCAACCAGGACAAGCTGTGGATAGCGATGAAATGGTCAACAATCTCCTGCAATGGATCCAAGGTTTATACCAACAGAAGAATAGGAAAG CACGACAATACTTTGGGGGCAAACCAGAGAGACCGAGGCCATTTGAACCTGCATCTTATCTACCTCCAACTGGTTACCCTCCATCAGGAAATCGTCCAACGCCTTCGTATAGCGAGGGCCCATCTCCTTCCAGTCCAAGCTATCAACCTAGCTCGCCTTTCTTACCAAGTCAACCGGAGCAACCATCTTCGGAGCCAAGCCAACCACCCTATCAGCCAAGTGAACCTGGCTATCAACCTAGTCAGCCAACCTCATCACCTTATCAACCAAGCGAACAATCCCAATATCCGTTTAATCCCAGCCAACCATCAGAGCCTTCTCAGCCTAGTCAACAAACCCAATCTCCGTACGATTCAAGCAAACCTTCTCAGCCGGATTACCAACCTAGTCAGCCTTCCAAGCCTAATGAGGTAACTTCATCGTATCAACCTACTCAACCTAATTTACCTacacaacagcctgaaaatccTGACAACGGTAACATCGGAACCTCACCATCACAACTTCCTTCTGGGCCAGATGACGACGACCGCCATCCACCACATATCCACGATATAACAGTTGACTGCGGCAAACAAATGATGACCATCAATATAGAATTCAACAAAGCTTATAATGGTATTATCTACTCTCAAGATCATTTCAAAGACTCAGATTGTGTCTACGTGAGAGAAAACTCAAATCAAATTAAGTATTCCTTTACCGTCAACCTCGACAAATGTGGTACGAAATTCTTCAGTGATTTCGAAAATGAAGGTCAAGCTTACCTGgagaatattttagttcttCAAAACGAACCTGGTATACAGGAGGTCTGGGATCATATCCGTCGAGTCAGATGTCTCTGGGAAGGAAACTTAACGAAGCAGCTTGTGTCGTCACTTAGCGTTGGAATGCTCAATCAAATCACAAGTAACTTCAGCGGTGACACAGCCATGGCTCGTTTGGATATTCAAACAGGAAAAGGACCGTTCGCCCCTGAAGCCAATGGCTTAATCAAAATCGGTGAAATAATGACGCTAGTAGTATCCGTCACCGGGGATCCAGGTTTCGATATATTAGTAAGAGAGTGCATAGCGAGAGATTCTGGCAACAATCACGTCGTACCCTTGACCGATTCTAACGGCTGCGTACTCAAACCGAAACTGTTCGGATCATTCCAGAAGACCAGAGAAACTGGTAACACGGGGGCTTCCATCATAGCTTACGCCTATTTCAACGCATTCAAGTTCCCTGACGAAATGGACCTGATAATCCAATGCGAAGTTGAACTATGTAAGACTGATTGCGAAGTCTGCCCGAACCCTGGAAGCACGGAGCCGAGGAGGAGGAGACGTGACATCATCCACGTGGGCAACAGAACTTATGTCAATGAACCAGTTACGACTATCGAAAAAGGTCTGAGAGTGGTCTTTGCTGAAGACCTCCCTCACGAGACCGGTATATGCATTTCATCCACGGCCGCGTTGTGGGGTGGATTTCTAGTTTTAACCGGATCATTACTAAGTAGTCTAGCTGTGTCTTTCTGCTGGCACAGATCGCATGCATccattaaattttga